A genomic region of Rhipicephalus sanguineus isolate Rsan-2018 chromosome 3, BIME_Rsan_1.4, whole genome shotgun sequence contains the following coding sequences:
- the LOC119387898 gene encoding uncharacterized protein LOC119387898 isoform X1 encodes MRLTQRKMLPVVHALLSVFTINNVAHAEDLPAQRSSSMNGLCEVTDLEFDVGSHSLNAHGAVASTNTCAKLKPAWGIEDGTPEAKMDSLLCDQVFEIGYFLKFQAHQPPGMFLRDVVIPLFTALSRNASSEAADDQGVVLPAIERVDSGVIDWDTNFFLESSRIKNQLIQAIARGCNVLPLDKRLSAVNKTLCFRKAYFGVPELVDQEAANALLAFVERVKETLAVHTPRPDPKHQPRIGLALPLLHFRTTNHVLPDYRRTIAKKISSFAKAVEIDYSRLSLKEQVMQTQDLDVVLVAGSDMISLSSALYLPPWGVVVRFNKETSGKKKEDPFEHLLESRGVLLTTTASMEAGRSLNDVPVFGDNTISDIEHILRKAVAIVQHNLQKL; translated from the exons ATGCGACTAACTCAGCGAAAGATGTTACCAGTAGTGCACGCACTACTTTCGGTATTCACGATCAACAATGTCGCTCACGCTGAAGACTTGCCGGCTCAGCGTAGTTCATCGATGAATGGCTTGTGCGAAGTGACCGATCTTGAGTTCGACGTCGGTAGCCACAGCTTGAATGCTCACGGTGCTGTAGCGAGCACGAACACATGTGCAAAGTTGAAGCCGGCGTGGGGCATAGAGGACGGAACTCCCGAAGCAAAGATGGACTCTCTATTATGCGATCAAGTTTTCGAAATCGGCTACTTTCTGAAGTTCCAAGCGCACCAGCCACCCGGAATGTTTCTTCGAGACGTGGTGATACCTCTTTTTACAGCTCTCTCCAGAAATGCATCATCAGAAGCCGCAGACGATCAAGGGGTAGTGCTGCCGGCAATTGAACGTGTAGACAGTGGA GTGATTGATTGGGACACAAACTTCTTTCTTGAATCCTCCCGCATTAAAAACCAGCTGATACAGGCAA TAGCACGTGGATGCAACGTGTTGCCTCTTGACAAGCGTCTCTCGGCTGTCAACAAGACGCTGTGCTTCCGAAAAGCCTACTTCGGG GTGCCAGAGCTGGTTGACCAAGAAGCGGCCAATGCATTATTGGCATTTGTAGAGAGGGTCAAGGAAACGCTTGCCGTACACACGCCAAGGCCTGATCCGAAGCATCAGCCAAGAATCGGACTAGCTCTACCTCTTTTGCACTT CAGAACAACAAATCATGTGCTACCAGATTACAGACGTACAATTGCCAAGAAGATCTCCAGCTTCGCGAAGGCCGTGGAAATAGACTACAGTCGCTTGTCACTAAAAGAACAG GTGATGCAGACACAAGACCTTGATGTGGTGCTGGTTGCTGGCAGTGACATGATTTCACTGTCCAGTGCCCTTTACCTGCCACCATGGGGAGTGGTCGTCAGGTTTAACAAAGAAACT AGTGGGAAGAAGAAGGAAGACCCCTTTGAACACCTTTTGGAATCACGGGGTGTGCTGCTGACGACGACTGCATCTATGGAAGCTGGCAGAAGCCTCAACGACGTTCCGGTGTTTGGCGACAACACAATCTCAGATATAGAACACATCTTGCGCAAAGCGGTAGCCATTGTTCAGCATAACCTGCAGAAACTCTGA
- the LOC119387899 gene encoding coiled-coil domain-containing protein 124 — protein MLPLRSDPSTMPKKFGTNTKSAEARAKKEAVKIADKEKKIREAEEALWADDDKHIARKQQRKEERDKKKTEQLEKKAALKQMYDEEMNSIKSMKARVEKVTRADIAALAERQQKALKDPQEVLLHEKPLEENINRVFVENEARTVDEAIAVLSVNDAPVDRHPERRAKVAYDAFEKAKLPELKAENPNLRLSQLKQMIRKDWMKSPENPLNQIQAACKF, from the exons ATGCTGCCTCTTCGCAGCGATCCCTCTACAATGCCGAAAAAATTTGGCACCAACACGAAGTCAGCCGAAGCTCGCGCTAAAAAGGAAGCCGTCAAGATAGCTGACAAGGAGAAGAAAATAAGAGAAGCCGAGGAAGCCCTCTGGGCGGACGATGACAAGCACATAGCCAGGAAACAACAAAGGAAG GAGGAGAGAGACAAGAAGAAAACAGAGCAGCTCGAGAAGAAGGCGGCACTAAAGCAGATGTACGATGAAGAGATGAACAGCATCAAGTCTATGAAAGCACGAGTTGAGAAAGTCACAAGAGCAGACATTGCAGCCTTAGCCGAAAGGCAACAGA AGGCACTAAAAGACCCGCAGGAGGTGCTGCTGCATGAGAAGCCCTTAGAAGAAAATATCAACCGAGTCTTTGTCGAAAATGAAGCACGGACGGTTGATGAAGCAATTGCTGTGCTAAG CGTGAATGATGCACCAGTGGACAGGCATCCCGAGAGGAGGGCCAAGGTTGCCTATGACGCCTTTGAAAAGGCGAAGCTTCCCGAACTGAAGGCCGAGAACCCGAACCTGCGGCTCTCCCAGCTAAAACAGATGATCCGCAAGGACTGGATGAAGTCTCCCGAGAATCCCCTCAACCAGATACAGGCTGCCTGCAAGTTCTGA
- the LOC119387897 gene encoding peptidyl-prolyl cis-trans isomerase B, producing MKESASRSVAVFVSDPDGHKLAWKKRLLARFVVGNASKCLKMNLIIGTLGLLALITMVWSAEEKVKGPKVTDKVYFDIEIGGEPAGRIEIGLFGKTVPKTVQNFKELCQKHQTEKSKDGSLVGYKGSKFHRVIADFMIQGGDFTKGDGTGGRSIYGERFEDENFKLKHYGAGWVSMANAGKDTNGSQFFITCKKTTWLDGKHVVFGKVVAGMDIVRKVEKLSTDSRDRPTKDVVIVDSGVLTVEVPFPTARADATD from the exons ATGAAAGAGAGTGCCAGCAGGTCAGTCGCCGTCTTCGTCAGCGACCCCGACGGTCACAAGCTCGCCTGGAAGAAGAGACTGCTCGCACGTTTCGTCGTAGGAAACGCTTCTAAGTGCCTCAAAATGAACCTCATCATCGGCACGTTGGGCCTCCTGGCCCTCATCACGATGGTGTGGTCGGCCGAGGAAAAAGTCAAAGGTCCTAAAGTTACCGACAAG GTGTACTTCGACATCGAGATTGGAGGCGAACCTGCCGGTCGGATAGAAATCGGTCTGTTTGGCAAGACTGTGCCAAAAACTGTCCAGAACTTCAAGGAACTGTGCCAAAAGCATCAGACCGAG AAATCCAAAGATGGTAGCCTTGTTGGCTACAAAGGCAGCAAGTTCCATCGTGTCATCGCGGACTTTATGATCCAAGGTGGTGACTTTACGAAAGGAGATGGCACTGGAG GACGTAGCATCTATGGAGAGCGATTTGAGGATGAGAACTTCAAGCTCAAGCATTATGGTGCTGGCTGGGTCTCGATGGCCAATGCTGGAAAGGACACTAACGGGTCGCAGTTCTTTATCACGTGCAAGAAGACCACTTGGTTGGATGGCAAGCACGTGGTGTTTGGCAAAGTTGTTGCTGGAATG GACATAGTGCGCAAGGTGGAGAAGCTTTCCACAGATAGCAGGGACAGGCCAACGAAAGACGTTGTTATTGTAGACTCTGGCGTGCTAACCGTGGAGGTTCCTTTCCCCACCGCTCGTGCCGATGCCACAGACTAG
- the LOC119387898 gene encoding uncharacterized protein LOC119387898 isoform X2, which translates to MRLTQRKMLPVVHALLSVFTINNVAHAEDLPAQRSSSMNGLCEVTDLEFDVGSHSLNAHGAVASTNTCAKLKPAWGIEDGTPEAKMDSLLCDQVFEIGYFLKFQAHQPPGMFLRDVVIPLFTALSRNASSEAADDQGVVLPAIERVDSGVIDWDTNFFLESSRIKNQLIQAIARGCNVLPLDKRLSAVNKTLCFRKAYFGVPELVDQEAANALLAFVERVKETLAVHTPRPDPKHQPRIGLALPLLHLTTNHVLPDYRRTIAKKISSFAKAVEIDYSRLSLKEQVMQTQDLDVVLVAGSDMISLSSALYLPPWGVVVRFNKETSGKKKEDPFEHLLESRGVLLTTTASMEAGRSLNDVPVFGDNTISDIEHILRKAVAIVQHNLQKL; encoded by the exons ATGCGACTAACTCAGCGAAAGATGTTACCAGTAGTGCACGCACTACTTTCGGTATTCACGATCAACAATGTCGCTCACGCTGAAGACTTGCCGGCTCAGCGTAGTTCATCGATGAATGGCTTGTGCGAAGTGACCGATCTTGAGTTCGACGTCGGTAGCCACAGCTTGAATGCTCACGGTGCTGTAGCGAGCACGAACACATGTGCAAAGTTGAAGCCGGCGTGGGGCATAGAGGACGGAACTCCCGAAGCAAAGATGGACTCTCTATTATGCGATCAAGTTTTCGAAATCGGCTACTTTCTGAAGTTCCAAGCGCACCAGCCACCCGGAATGTTTCTTCGAGACGTGGTGATACCTCTTTTTACAGCTCTCTCCAGAAATGCATCATCAGAAGCCGCAGACGATCAAGGGGTAGTGCTGCCGGCAATTGAACGTGTAGACAGTGGA GTGATTGATTGGGACACAAACTTCTTTCTTGAATCCTCCCGCATTAAAAACCAGCTGATACAGGCAA TAGCACGTGGATGCAACGTGTTGCCTCTTGACAAGCGTCTCTCGGCTGTCAACAAGACGCTGTGCTTCCGAAAAGCCTACTTCGGG GTGCCAGAGCTGGTTGACCAAGAAGCGGCCAATGCATTATTGGCATTTGTAGAGAGGGTCAAGGAAACGCTTGCCGTACACACGCCAAGGCCTGATCCGAAGCATCAGCCAAGAATCGGACTAGCTCTACCTCTTTTGCACTT AACAACAAATCATGTGCTACCAGATTACAGACGTACAATTGCCAAGAAGATCTCCAGCTTCGCGAAGGCCGTGGAAATAGACTACAGTCGCTTGTCACTAAAAGAACAG GTGATGCAGACACAAGACCTTGATGTGGTGCTGGTTGCTGGCAGTGACATGATTTCACTGTCCAGTGCCCTTTACCTGCCACCATGGGGAGTGGTCGTCAGGTTTAACAAAGAAACT AGTGGGAAGAAGAAGGAAGACCCCTTTGAACACCTTTTGGAATCACGGGGTGTGCTGCTGACGACGACTGCATCTATGGAAGCTGGCAGAAGCCTCAACGACGTTCCGGTGTTTGGCGACAACACAATCTCAGATATAGAACACATCTTGCGCAAAGCGGTAGCCATTGTTCAGCATAACCTGCAGAAACTCTGA